Proteins encoded together in one Coffea arabica cultivar ET-39 chromosome 2c, Coffea Arabica ET-39 HiFi, whole genome shotgun sequence window:
- the LOC113726907 gene encoding uncharacterized protein has protein sequence MLKTFVNLIVLCSLFLAAVVSSKHHGNPADDLVELINMNRTAHKLPELSNSPGLGCVALQCAEECQANCTSDNAINCHPSADDFTEIFAPNCGVELPTFGTISGHVVGCHHKDLTPSEAFSNVLFRDKKSFSLLGNRSHNEVGIGIFRAHKHKGPYLWCVLFSSSQTNTTFVLDDLGRGIKQIKGCYSGLSDACSRQNRNTDQASYVNICVMLFIIFFLSTSLR, from the exons ATGTTGAAGACATTTGTTAACCTCATTGTTCTTTGCAGCCTTTTCTTGGCAGCTGTTGTATCCTCAAAGCACCACG GGAACCCAGCAGATGATCTTGTTGAACTCATCAACATGAACCGAACAGCTCATAAGCTTCCTGAATTAAGTAATAGTCCTGGCCTGGGGTGCGTTGCCCTGCAGTGTGCAGAGGAATGTCAAGCTAACTGCACTAGTGATAATGCCATAAATTGTCACCCTTCCGCCGATGATTTTACTGAAATTTTTGCTCCCAATTGTGGTGTGGAGCTGCCAACTTTTGGAACCATATCTGGCCATGTTGTTGGCTGTCATCACAAAGATCTCACGCCTTCAGAAGCCTTCTCAAATGTGCTTTTCCGAGACAAGAAATCTTTCTCCCTTTTGGGAAACAGATCACATAACGAAGTAGGAATTGGCATATTTCGAGCCCATAAGCACAAAGGTCCCTATTtgtggtgtgttttatttagcAGTAGTCAAACAAATACCACGTTTGTTCTTGATGATCTTGGGAGAGGGATCAAGCAGATAAAAGGATGTTACAGCGGACTAAGCGATGCTTGCAGCAGACAAAATCGAAATACTGATCAAGCTTCATATGTCAACATCTGTGTCATGTTATTCATCATATTTTTTCTGTCAACAAGCTTACGATAA
- the LOC113726908 gene encoding 10 kDa chaperonin 1, chloroplastic: MASTLVTLAAKPFTSQNTNLRFLPTQRPRVLPRNNSLRVSAIAKKFEPTKVVPQADRVLIRLEELPQKSAGGVLLPKSAVKFERYLMGEVISVGTEAGEVNSGKKVLFSDINAYEVDLGTEARHCFCKAGDLLAVVE, encoded by the exons ATGGCGTCTACCCTTGTTACATTAGCAGCAAAACCCTTCACTTCTCAAAACACAAACCTCCGATTTTTGCCCACCCAAAGACCCAGGG TTTTGCCCAGAAACAACTCCCTCAGAGTCAGTGCGATTGCCAAGAAGTTCGAACCCACTAAG GTTGTGCCTCAAGCAGATAGAGTGTTAATAAGGTTAGAGGAGCTACCACAG AAATCAGCTGGGGGAGTTTTGCTGCCAAAATCAGCAGTAAAGTTTGAGCGCTATCTAATGGGAGAG GTGATATCTGTTGGTACTGAAGCTGGTGAAGTGAACAGTGGAAAGAAG GTGCTTTTTTCTGACATAAATGCCTATGAG GTGGATTTGGGAACAGAGGCTAGACACTGTTTTTGTAAAGCTGGCGACCTCCTTGCTGTGGTTGAATAA
- the LOC113726909 gene encoding protein TRIGALACTOSYLDIACYLGLYCEROL 4, chloroplastic-like, whose translation MANLRTAMDAGFWDLNIATPQSLDGVARSIPGDPIPLDGATASRALRIQQLSLLGNGFPLGIIPTWSPTPHKELGSFALHSLVFRAAPTANWWLGLIGQFRPKKLISSIKAEVSAGDEWELPAFRDVARHFLNKSLYSIGLCSQLALTSSASILLSSEKHGERKGRRSRAMLFYKLPTHDITLEAAWPELFIDNRGRYWNVPESISLDCLSLVSESGLRYRFGIHKNGGLPSSVDSLNAAEAPLALLPGFCAKGAVSYEKSKDLWRQRETKEDLIVETPNGKFWRPSYDVRLKEPHSAISGIIGATCASWFGNGKSVVAVESREAGVDHIPYNAKSRSPFSLDMFGSFCYTFQHGKFRKLFGDLSRIDARLDVASVSALAKQISNVGNASYSNAENFPSSPRFNVILQQQVVGPIVFRVDSRFVLDLARGSRGPHFEDAIFSLNYALRLLQSGKVVAWYSPKRKEGMIELRLFEF comes from the exons ATGGCGAACCTGAGAACAGCAATGGATGCGGGGTTTTGGGACCTCAACATTGCCACTCCACAATCCCTTGACGGGGTGGCCCGTTCAATCCCAGGTGACCCTATTCCATTAGACGGAGCCACAGCGAGTAGAGCCCTCAGAATTCAGCAGCTGTCATTACTGGGAAATGGGTTTCCGCTAGGAATCATTCCCACTTGGTCTCCAACTCCTCATAAAGAACTGGGCTCTTTTGCCCTTCATTCCCTCGTGTTCAGAGCTGCCCCAACCGCAAATTG GTGGCTTGGATTAATTGGGCAATTCCGTCCGAAAAAGTTGATTTCTTCCATTAAAGCTGAAGTATCTGCTGGAGATGAATGGGAATTACCTGCGTTCAGAGATGTTGCTAGACATTTCCTAAACAAATCACTTTATTCGATTGGTCTGTGCTCCCAGCTTGCTTTGACATCCTCAGCTTCCATTTTGTTGAGTTCAGAGAAGCATGGAGAGAGGAAAGGACGACGATCTAGAGCCATGCTCTTTTATAAG CTTCCCACTCATGACATCACCTTGGAAGCGGCATGGCCAGAGCTGTTTATAGACAATAGAGGAAGATACTGGAATGTTCCAGAATCTATATCTCTTGACTGTTTGTCCCTTGTTTCTGAATCTGGGTTGAGATATCGCTTTggcattcataaaaatggtgGCCTTCCCAGTTCTGTTGATTCCTTGAATGCTGCCGAGGCACCACTTGCTTTATTGCCAGGGTTTTGCGCAAAAGGTGCAGTTTCTTATGAGAAGAGCAAAGACCTGTGGAGGCAAAGAGAGACGAAAGAGGATCTCATAGTAGAGACACCTAATGGCAAGTTTTGGCGGCCTTCATATGATGTTCGTCTTAAGGAACCTCATTCAGCTATATCTGGAATAATTG GTGCTACTTGTGCATCATGGTTTGGTAATGGGAAGAGTGTGGTTGCTGTTGAATCAAGGGAAGCTGGGGTTGATCACATTCCTTATAATGCTAAGAGTAGAAGTCCTTTCAGTCTTGATATGTTTGGGTCATTTTGCTATACTTTCCAGCATGGAAAATTTAGAAAGTTGTTTGGGGACCTATCAAGGATAGATGCCCGATTGGATGTTGCTTCAGTTTCGGCATTAGCCAAGCAGATTTCAAATGTTGGGAATGCTTCTTACAGTAATGCAGAAAACTTTCCGTCTTCGCCGAGATTCAATGTTATATTGCAGCAGCAG gttgtagGACCTATTGTTTTCCGAGTGGACTCTAGATTTGTGCTAGATTTGGCAAGAGGCAGCCGGGGTCCTCACTTTGAAGATGCTATTTTCAGCCTGAACTATGCTTTGCGGCTCTTGCAATCTGGGAAAGTTGTAGCATGGTACTCTCCCAAAAGGAAGGAAGGGATGATCGAATTACGCTTGTTTGAGTTTTGA
- the LOC113722819 gene encoding putative invertase inhibitor — MRPSISSALLITLFLLCFIHGATSQENLIRDSCRTFAKDDPNINFNFCTTSLQAAPASHCAALRGLGTISFRLIRYNVTDTRCMIRQLLKGKKLDPYVRQCLNDCFELYSDAIDTMKQAMKAYNTKRFADANIEISSIMDAATTCEDGFNERKGVLSPLTKRNNNTFELSAIALNVMRILQTRSD; from the coding sequence atgagGCCTTCCATCTCCTCTGCCCTCTTGATCACTTTATTCCTCCTGTGTTTCATCCATGGAGCCACCAGCCAAGAGAACCTGATCAGGGACAGTTGCAGAACATTTGCCAAAGATGATCCAAACATCAACTTCAATTTCTGCACGACTTCTCTCCAAGCTGCACCAGCTAGCCACTGTGCTGCTCTTCGCGGCCTGGGGACGATTTCCTTCAGGCTGATCCGGTACAACGTTACTGATACAAGGTGCATGATCAGACAATTGCTCAAGGGCAAGAAGCTGGATCCTTATGTCCGGCAGTGCTTGAATGATTGCTTCGAGCTTTATTCAGATGCAATAGACACTATGAAGCAGGCCATGAAAGCTTACAATACTAAAAGATTCGCCGATGCTAATATAGAGATAAGTTCGATTATGGATGCAGCGACAACTTGTGAAGATGGTTTCAATGAGAGAAAAGGTGTACTTTCACCATTAACAAAGAGAAATAACAACACCTTCGAGTTGTCTGCAATAGCACTTAATGTCATGCGTATTCTTCAGACACGGTCAGACTAA
- the LOC113726912 gene encoding acyl carrier protein 1, mitochondrial — protein sequence MASSALRSSILRRIRIPVSQTLTLNGSTKLGSVRFMSSHDDHLDKEEVTARVLDVVKSFPKVDPAKVTPDVHFQKDLGLDSLDTVEVVMALEEEFKLEIPDKEADKIDSCPLAIEYVYNHPMAG from the exons ATGGCATCATCGGCATTGAGATCCAGCATTCTTCGTCGCATCAGAATCCCAGTttcccaaaccctaaccctaaatGGATCTACTAAACTCGGTTCCGTCCGATTTATGTCGTCGCACGACGATCACCTCGACAAGGAAGAAGTCACTGCTAGAGTCCTCGACGTTGTCAAGAGCTTCCCAAAAGTTGACCCTGCCAAG GTGACTCCTGATGTTCATTTTCAGAAAGATTTGGGATTAGATAGTTTAGACACTGTCGAGGTCGTGATGGCACTGGAGGAAGAATTTAAGCTTGAGATCCCGGACAAGGAAGCCGATAAGATTGATTCCTGCCCTCTTGCAATCGAATATGTCTATAACCACCCAATGGCTGGTTAA
- the LOC113724094 gene encoding vesicle transport protein GOT1-like, which yields MVSFETSDLRKIGIGLTGFGVVFTAAGVLYFFDKGLIAIGNILFLLGLTLTIGVKSTLLFFTKSQNFKGSISFGVGFFFVMIGWPMIGMIVETYGFFVLFSGFWPTLAIFLQRLPIVGWFFSQPFVTSFFERGRPKRVPV from the exons ATGGTGTCATTTGAAACAAGTGATTTGAGAA AAATTGGAATAGGATTGACTGGGTTTGGAGTGGTGTTCACTGCTGCTGGAGTATTGTACTTCTTTGACAAGGGACTTATTGCAATTGGAAAT ATACTCTTCTTGTTAGGATTGACCTTGACCATTGGAGTTAAATCCACCCTATTATTTTTCACAAAGAGCCAAAATTTCAAG GGTTCAATCTCATTTGGTGTTGGCTTCTTCTTTGTTATGATTGGGTGGCCTATGATTGGAATGATCGTGGAGACTTATGGTTTTTTTGTGCTCTTCAG TGGTTTCTGGCCTACCCTTGCTATTTTCCTGCAGAGGTTACCAATTGTTGGTTGGTTCTTCAGTCAACCATTTGTGACATCG TTCTTTGAACGTGGGAGACCTAAACGAGTGCCTGTTTGA